The genomic window GAAGATATGTGTCGCCGGCGCACTGGCCGATCGACATGATATAGCCTGCCTGGGGAAAGTATTCTTCCCAGCGCTGATGGGCGAATATCTCACCGGGCGGACGGCCTTCGATCGGGCCGCGCTGCGTCAGCGGATTGACATAGGCCATATCGGCATAGGGGTTCTTGCTAAATTCGGTGTGGTAGGACAGGCGCCGCGCCGGCGGCTCCTGGAGCTGGGTCGGGAACACGGCGTTGAACTCGTTGCCTTCCTGAAGCGTGTCGCGCTGGCGCTGCAACGGAATGGGCTTTTGCAGCTGTGTCCTGTGGATCGGCTGGGTGAATTTCTTGATGCCGAATAGCGGACTTCTCGGTGCGCCGGTCGGTACGGCTGCGTAGGCGCTGGTTGCGAACGGGCTGAGACCGTTCTTCAATGCCAACGCTCCGGCGGCGGTAAAGATGCCCCAGCGGATGAGATCACGCCGCGATACTTGTTCTTGATTGAGCGCCTGTACGATCTCCGCGCGGTTCGCCCGCGCCCGCTCAGCTTCCAACTTACGGATTCTCGATGCGTTTTCCGCTATATACATTGCCTAGTCCCCGCTCGGAACATGTTGAAAATTGATTTTTTTGTGATTTTATCTTTTCTATATTACGCTTTCGCTTTAGGTATTCAATTATTAGCAAAGTCTATTTTTCTATAGGACCAAGGTCCAAGCCGGTGGAGACCTTTGTCTCTTTATATATTCGACATCGGAGTATTCGCTTTCCTTGCCGATAGCCTTAGTTTGAATGCCTGTTCTCAAGGGGAACGGTGAAGAAAATTAGGGGCTTAGATTTCCTACGGCCCAAGGTCTGATGCAGGGGCACACGCGTCAGCCATAGGGCCGAAAGGAGCTTCCACAGGCGAGCGGGCGCCAGGGAACATGCAGGGATTCCGATTCAAGGCACTGACCCCGGACGGTCAGGTCGTCGAAGGCGTCGAACACGCCGTTTCGCGCACCCAGGCGCTCGTCGCGCTCGAGGCGCGCTCGCTGGTTCCCGTGCTCGTTCAGGATGCCGTTGGGGATATCTCGGCGCCGAAGAACGGCGGGGCGCAGGTTGCCCGGCGCGAGATCACCGATGCCACAGAACAACTGGCTTTGCTGCTGCGCGCCGGGGTTGCGCTCGACCAGGCGCTTGCCCTTGTCGCGCAAGGGGCATCGCGCAGCTTCGCGCGGGTTCTCGATCAGATTGCCCGGTCCGTTTCGTCCGGTGCCGCGTTGTCGGAAGCGCTTGCACCCCATGTGGCACAATTCGGATCGACCTATCTTGGCGTCGTTCGCGCTGCAGAACGGTCCGGCGCGATGGAGGCATCGCTCGAATTGCTCGTCGTCGAAAGGCGGCGGGTCGAGCGCCTGCGCGAGCGGCTGTTTGCATCGCTTGCGTATCCGGCCTTCCTGGCGGTGGCGGCGATCGCCGTGCTTGCCTTCGTGCTTCTCTACGTGATCCCGCAGTTCAAATCCGCGCTGTCGGATCTCGAGATCGCGGCCGGTGGCCAGGCATCGCTGGTCTTTGCGCTGTCGGACTTCGCGATTGATCATCAGACAGCGCTGCTCGTGAGCGCAATCCTTCTGCTGATCGGAGCCTTGGCCGTCATGCGCAGTGCGGCTGCGGCCGACCTGTTCTTCGACGTGGCCGGTGCGCTGCCCGGTACAAAGCGCATCCTCGAATACGAGCGGACTGCGAGCCTGACGGCGATCCTCGGGCTTCTGCTCGCGAGCGGTGCCGACCTGCCGTCTGCGCTTCGCCATGGTGGCGACGTTCTGCGCCAATCGCGCCATCGCCGGGATCTGGCGGAGGTGGTGCGCGCCGTGCGTGGCGGCATGCGGCTCAGTGCTGCGTTTTCGCGCAGTTCGATCATCGCGCCGGCGGCCGCACAGATGGTCAGGGTTGCGGAAGAAAGTGGCGAGCTTGCCGATGCGTGCGCGCGGGTTTCGAGCGTCTATCAAGCGATGCTGGACAAGGCGCTGGATCGGATGACGGCGGTAGCGGCACCGGTGCTGCTCCTGCTCGTCAGCGGGCTCATTGCCTGGATGATCGTCGCCGTCGTCGGCGCGCTCCTCAGCCTCAACGAGATCGTGCTATGAAAAACCGGAAGCACCCCACCGCCAACGATCTTTACCTGGGCGCCCAGCGCCGCAACCGGCGCGGCGAGGAAGGCTTCACGCTCGTTGAACTCCTGGTCGTGCTCGTCATCCTCAGCCTGATCTCTGGCCTCGTTGCGCCAAGGGTGCTGGGCTATCTGACCGATGCGCGCGCGCGCTCGAGTGCGCTTCAAATGACGGCGCTGACCGCAGCGCTCGATCTCTTCTATCTCGACACTGGACGCTACCCGTCGGATGCCGAAGGTCTCGGCGCACTCGTTAATGGCAACGGCATCGCCCGCTGGTCTGGTCCCTACATCCAGCAGGCTGCCATCCCGAGCGATCCCTGGGGCAACGCCTACGCCTACCGGGCAGAACCGGGTGGGCGGTACCGCATCATCTCGTTTGGGCCGGATGGCGTGGAGGGGGGAGGCGACGATGCCGACAGCCAGACGCCCTGATGACGCAACGGCCGGCTACGCTCTTCTCGAAACGATGATCGCCATCGTCATCGTCTCCTTGGCCGCAGCACTCGTGGTACCACCGGCTCAGGCGCTCGTGGCATCGGCGCGTCTCGAACGTACGACTAGCGCCATCGTCTCTTTGCTGCGGGCGGATCGCAATTCCGCCCTGCGCAGCGGCACGCCGGTTGCAACCACCGCAGATACCGACGGGCTACTCATCCGGTCCGATGCAAACGGGATCGTCGTCCCCATACCGTATGGCGTAACCGTCAA from Georhizobium profundi includes these protein-coding regions:
- a CDS encoding pilus assembly FimT family protein, which encodes MPTARRPDDATAGYALLETMIAIVIVSLAAALVVPPAQALVASARLERTTSAIVSLLRADRNSALRSGTPVATTADTDGLLIRSDANGIVVPIPYGVTVNMQARQGVVFYPDGRSSGGVFRLSQAQSINLISIDAATSAIRLTAPNAGSGR
- a CDS encoding type II secretion system F family protein; this translates as MQGFRFKALTPDGQVVEGVEHAVSRTQALVALEARSLVPVLVQDAVGDISAPKNGGAQVARREITDATEQLALLLRAGVALDQALALVAQGASRSFARVLDQIARSVSSGAALSEALAPHVAQFGSTYLGVVRAAERSGAMEASLELLVVERRRVERLRERLFASLAYPAFLAVAAIAVLAFVLLYVIPQFKSALSDLEIAAGGQASLVFALSDFAIDHQTALLVSAILLLIGALAVMRSAAAADLFFDVAGALPGTKRILEYERTASLTAILGLLLASGADLPSALRHGGDVLRQSRHRRDLAEVVRAVRGGMRLSAAFSRSSIIAPAAAQMVRVAEESGELADACARVSSVYQAMLDKALDRMTAVAAPVLLLLVSGLIAWMIVAVVGALLSLNEIVL
- the gspG gene encoding type II secretion system major pseudopilin GspG; amino-acid sequence: MKNRKHPTANDLYLGAQRRNRRGEEGFTLVELLVVLVILSLISGLVAPRVLGYLTDARARSSALQMTALTAALDLFYLDTGRYPSDAEGLGALVNGNGIARWSGPYIQQAAIPSDPWGNAYAYRAEPGGRYRIISFGPDGVEGGGDDADSQTP